A window from Solanum stenotomum isolate F172 chromosome 5, ASM1918654v1, whole genome shotgun sequence encodes these proteins:
- the LOC125866180 gene encoding E3 ubiquitin-protein ligase RING1-like, whose product MSTTIATPPQRHHTFWCHECDMSVFLLHPPPNNPRCPHCHSDFLEHMDSITPTILPQFPNHPNPTSDIETPTTFTPSDDNFLLNSPYLHRLIRHLTTTNDAPTPNPHNNSASRSAVAALELLQITSSMLENDPVIPCAVCKDQFLLDMQVKMLPCKHMYHSDCILPWLEMNNSCPVCRFQLPTEEDEVCRRRQNFVAAMRLEEFLGEQEDLFGFRRTLRRVARRHQLDREDTTRGDSLEFLLSPTQIGQTGQGDGVVARANSVETVSSWPNWPPESGSEDEVGESGNTFCG is encoded by the coding sequence ATGTCCACCACCATCGCAACTCCGCCACAGCGCCACCATACTTTCTGGTGCCACGAATGCGACATGAGCGTCTTCCTCCTTCACCCACCCCCTAATAATCCTCGTTGCCCTCACTGCCATTCCGATTTCCTCGAACATATGGACTCTATTACCCCTACCATTCTTCCCCAATTTCCAAATCACCCTAACCCTACCTCTGACATTGAAACCCCTACCACTTTTACTCCCTCCGACGACAACTTCCTCCTCAATAGTCCTTATCTCCACCGTCTAATTCGCCATCTCACCACCACTAACGACGCTCCCACCCCCAATCCTCACAACAATTCTGCTTCCAGATCAGCTGTGGCGGCACTTGAACTACTTCAAATTACCTCTTCTATGCTTGAGAATGATCCGGTTATTCCTTGTGCGGTTTGCAAAGACCAGTTTTTACTTGACATGCAAGTTAAAATGTTGCCTTGCAAACACATGTATCATTCTGATTGTATTTTACCATGGCTAGAAATGAACAATTCATGTCCAGTTTGTAGGTTCCAGTTACCTACGGAGGAAGATGAGGTTTGCCGTAGACGTCAGAATTTTGTTGCAGCAATGAGGTTGGAAGAGTTTCTGGGTGAGCAAGAGGATTTGTTTGGGTTTAGGCGCACACTTAGACGTGTTGCCAGGAGGCATCAGCTCGACAGGGAGGATACAACTAGGGGTGACAGTTTGGAGTTTCTGCTTTCCCCTACTCAGATTGGCCAGACTGGTCAAGGAGATGGGGTTGTTGCGAGGGCTAATAGTGTGGAGACCGTATCAAGTTGGCCGAATTGGCCACCCGAAAGTGGTAGTGAAGATGAAGTAGGTGAGAGTGGTAACACATTTTGTGGTTAA